TCCTGATCCAAGCGGCTGCTCGTGCGGCTCCGGTAACGTTTACCACAACATTTACTAAATCATAAAGACATTTTTTAttctcaaatgtgcacaaacTGTATGCTATCACTGCTTGGATTTCTCACTCACTATCCCTTTTCTCACTTTTCGACAGTATCCATGCGTGATCATGTACTCCTATAATTATCCATGttgatattaaaaagaaaaaaaatctctcttcAGTTGGTTAGTAGCAGCTTAAAGCGGAGACCCCATTTAAGGCCACCGAATTACAGTAAAACTTAGCATTATAACttaaatgtgacatttacaaCTCAGTGAAACGTTGAAAGTTTTCAGAAATAGTCGTAGCTTGCAGAGGTATCATGGGAGTTTTCGTTACGTAGCTAATAAGAGTTGTTTTCCTATATATGTACACATCAGCTGATAACAGTAAGTACAGTAGCTCAAAGTGATAGACAGGTTCTAATACATAGAAAAAGACAGGGATGGCCCCAGAGACTCAGTCAGTGGTACGTGCAACccaagcctggctgctgtcgaCCTGGCATGTCCAGGTGCCTTATGCCTGGCTGGAAGCGTGTGTGGAGTGGCTTCAAGGAGAGGCAGGGGGAGCAGCTCGTCTGGCCCAGCAGCACATCAATCAACAGGTAGGCACACTGTGTGTCTTGCTGAGTGTGAGTCGACCACACTGCATTGACAACATTGTTAACATGGGTCATGGTTTTTGATAATGGATGGACTTTCTGCGGCTATTTAGAGTTGTTTCATTCTTTCTCATGACTGGGTGCTGTGATCAAAGGTGGTCGTATACATTGGGTATTTACGGTTAGCCTTGTTTCTGTAAAGAAACAAGGCCAGACACGTGTCTGGCTTTGGATGTGAGCATCAGAATCCAGTGTTGTGTCAGCCTCTTGTCTAAGCTTTTTGCCATTATGACCTACAGTATACATGATTGTATTGTCCACACTTGTGTAGAGCTACAATCAGCTGTTGAAAATCTAGAGTTGATCAgtcaaaaaaaaatgaataaaaagatcTCAGTTTTTAACGAGGactacataaaataaaagtcaTTGTGGTCTTTGGGTCTGATAAAGGAAGCCAGTGTGGAAGTGACGTTTATGTACATTCTTTCTAATGCAGGTGGCAACTCTGTTTCAAACATCAGTCTGGATGTATAGAAGCCTGAGAAAATGGCCATCATTTGACAAACATTTCTctcatgagttttttttttggtctgacCCTTTAGTCACAAACATTTTTCAATCAAGCGCAATGTTCATTAAACAGATTATATTCTCATTCATAGTGATACAGACAGTAAATCAGAGTATGCTTAAGGGCAGAGCTACCTTGTTATCCAATCTAAGGTATATCCACCCTCTGCAGAAACTCCAAGATGTTTAATCATTTTGAGATCGACGGTTGAGACTTTTTCCTTTCCACCAAAATATAAGAATTTTAAATACTTAGAAATAACTGAATGATCTCTGCTATACAGCAGGtggtttgtgtatttttctctaTGTATGGAAGGGGATTTCAATCTCTTTGTTGAGTTCTTCACACATTTGCAGcacactgaaagcaaaactCATTGAACCTCTATCTAGACCAACAACAAATGGCCAAGACAATGTGCATCTCTGTAGTGCTGAGATCGACACGATCGTGCCGTAGTAGCTAGTGATCGGTAAAAGTGGGCGGTTGAAGAGTGAAAGAACACCTCCTGGTCTGAAAAACCCTGGTTTCTGTTCCAATATGTTTATAGCATGGAAGGACCCTAGAGTAAACAGCATGTATCCATCATGCTTGGTGTCATCTGTACCAGCTGGTGGCGGCGTCATGTGGGGTATGTTTTCCTGCGCTGACGCATCTTTTGTACGCCACAGTGTACCGAAATATTGCTGCTGAACAGCTGTGTCCTTTCGTGGCCAAAGTCTGTCTGTTTCTTCGAACAGATACTCGAGGGAGATATTGCTTAATTTTTCAGTGGACATATCATCTCCTGGTGATTTCAAGATGACCGTGATACGAGTTTATTACAGTGGGCCACATGGTCCCCAGATCTCAGTCATGCAGAGCACTTTTTCAATGATGTGAATAAGCATGTACATGTCACTGAATCTGCAGGGACTTGCTGGCACTAATGAGTCGGTATGCCCTGTgatgtttctctctttttgttgAATCATTTCTTTGACTGATTCAGACTTTGATAATAGCGTCATTGGACCTGTGTCGGGGTTGAGTGTGCTACTTTTAATCTGATGAGGTGCATTATAATGAGATGGACATTCGTATCAGTGAAatcaaagcaacataaaatggCATGGACTCACAGTAAGAGTTGCCCCGAGAGACAAAATCACCAACAGCCTAAAAACTCCTACATCTCTCTGTATGATGTGAAATTGTAGGTGCTGGATCAGTGGCTGTTGACGGACCTGAGAGACCTGGACTACCCCGTTCTCCCTGAAGGGCTCGCTCAGGCCCAGAAGACCGAACTGAGGGGCACCTTCTGTGTTCAGGTGCTGGCTTGTTTAACACTTTGGCCAGATATTAAAAGACACATTCATTAAAAAGTATACATATAACATGTTTAAAGCctggaataaaaataaaaaagtggttTCATCCCCTTTACTTAATTTGACCCTTCATGTCAGCAAAgtcattatttacattttataatGTATTATACATTATTATGGGCTGGGCTGCTTTAAGTGGCCGAGACACAAGTCACCAGATGTGAGGTTCTGGCTCTAATCCACCCAGCAGCTAAGTGTTGAACTGGCAGACACAAAAGGCACACCAAAGGTTGACTTAGGGGTTGCTACTTCCATCTTTTGTATACGGTCTGTGCTCTCAACAGCAAACAGTATGCTGGGACTTGCAGCAGAATGTAGAAAAAGTAGGAGGAGAAAGACATTCGTGCATGTATTATCAACCACAACACACGCGCAAAATCATGTAAAGATAAATTGCGTAGCATTAACACTTTGAACAAAGAAACTGTTCGTGCTGATTAATCTAACGtcagtttttacatttttttaaaatttcaaatTTTTAGAGCATTTAAACGTTGAGTCAATTTTTAATTCATGTCATGGCTGTTAGATTCTTCCCATTAATTTTTCATGATAATTTCGCTCCTTTGTGCAGTGCAGAAAGTCACACTTCCAGCTGgtgaagcaaaaaaatctgGCTGATGGGGAATTCAAGAAAAAGAGGTGATTGGTGCAGACTCTGAAGTCCTCTGTTATAATGAAGCACCACTGGGTTCCAGTTCTCCTAGATGCTAATTGGAAATCCAGCTGGAAACCTTTGTGACAAATTGTTAGTTAAGCACAGCAATTCACGATGTATAAGTATCACCATGATGGGGCTGTACACTGTCAAACATCTCACAAGATGTTTAAGAAATTACTTTGCAATCTAAAGGAAACATAACTGAAGTCTCTCTCTGTTTTAGGTTGACTCATTGTTGGACATCAGTCAGCCTGCATATGGTCAGCTGCAGAACTGGAGGGGTACAGACTGCACCAATGACGAAGTGTCTGCTGTCACACAGGCCACTCAGAGGCCCTGGGAAGCCAAATCAACCcgtatgttgctgctgcaggtcagAGGAATTTGTGAACTGTAGGATTTCTGAATTTCAGTGTTGGTCTGTAGAAACGAGCGTGTTCACGGAACTAAGAGTTTCATTAACCTTTGAAGGCAACTGCCGAGTTGGTGATGAATAAGTTCTCTGCCTCTCAACTGAGACAGCCTAACTGTTGTGCCAAAGGATAGTTCACCCTTTGAACACAAAGTCAGGTAAAGATTAAGAGATCAAAAGAAATTATATTTAATTAGTATGTTTTTGCGTTTTGAAGTGGTGGCTTCAGCATCAACAGCCATTATGTGTGTTTTCACACAAATTCAAGAATCACTACGAACAATCAAGTAGTTTTTAGCACCTCTGTGCTACAAGCAGAAAGCTGTATATGTTCTTCTTGTTAAACGCTAATCACTTATGATCAGGCTTTATCTTTGTGTAACTTTGTTCAGTAGAGTTGTGAAGACATCTGCTGCTCTTCTCAATTGAATCCGAGTGAAAGGAGACAATTAGTGAGAGCACATGATGGAATAAATTGCAGCAATACATTACACACTGTAATTTTCACCTAGAATAATGCACTCCTCATATGGCTGGTGTTGCTTAGAAACGTAGCTGTGGCTTTTCAAACTTTTTAGTTTTTCCGACCATCTTGAGCAAGTCCCACTATTCTTGGGGTCGAAATCTCTGTTGCAATAACACTGAAAAAGGCTACTAAAAGAACTAAGCCAGATACATTAAGAGTCACGACGCATGAAATGATGAAAAActgtaaaatgtttatttttttgtcttgctTATTAAGTCCATATATCATTTTCAAGTTTCAGAATACCTTGCACAGTTAATAGAAAAATACATAGGGTAgcaatttatatttttattgcaatattccaagaacgtcaATCTTAATAATTGTGTCATCCTCATTTGATCGTTGCATTGTTCCCTGGTCAAACACGTTCCCTTTATTGTACAGGTAACAGATGGTGTCCAGAGCTTGGAAGCCATGGAGTATCAGTCTGTCCCTGCACTAAGTGGAGCGATCAGGTGAAGGATTGATCTGTACAACATTTGAAAGCAATTTTATGTGTTTTGGCTGCTGTTTTTGCTAATAAAAAGCTCCACACCTTCctaaaatattacaaaaatgGTCATCTGTGAAACAGTTCAAGCTTTGTAGTGACTCATGCATCCAAACTTATTTTTGACAAACAGATGGGTTGCTCTTATTTCTCTCTAACAGAATAAATAGATCAATAAAAAACactgttttttggggttttttgtaAAGCATAATGATATTCTGAAATGATGTCGACTTTCCAGGCCTGGTGCAAAGCTACAGTTGCAAGGACGGATGGTTTGCAGACTTGGTGTGGTGCTGCTGGGACCATCCAATGTCAAGATTCTGGGTGGCGAGGTGGAGGACTTGGTGAACAGGAATAATCAGGTATAGAAATTCATGTTTTCTTGTGTATCAGAATAAATGTGGTTCACTCAGTATTTTAAACAGTGGCAAAAGTGATACACGGTAGTGAATAAGATTGTTTACAGATTAAGTGGTTGTTTCCCATGCTGCCCTAACAGGGAAGGGTGTTGTGTCGGACACTGGGTCTGCCTGAGGAGCAGCGGCAGCAGGAAGAGCAGGAGGCCCCACAAGCACCACAACAAGGTACATTGACCAGAGTTTGTGGATCTTTGTAGTTAGATTGTGTCCTGTAAAATTCACAGAGTAAATAAAATTTGTACAGTATGACACCACAAGACCTTGGCAAGTATGACTGGAAACGTTGACTTCACATTAACAAACGCACCCATTATATGATTAGTTAAAATTCCGATGCTGTTATCCTCTTAAGATAACCAGGAAATGGAGGACCTGGAGGTGGATGATGCAGAGCTGTTGGCCAGTCTAGAGGGGCAAGGGGAGGCTGACATACTTCATGCTGGATCTTCCCAGGACAGTGGCTACAGGACGCTGCAGGAGACCGTCTCTATGTCTTCAACAAGCTCCTCTTTCAGAAGCCATGTCTCATCCAGGTGGGCGGGTAACATCGTGTTATCTTCATGACTTGATGCTGGGATTCCTCTTCACGTTAtcaggcaaacaaatagtaccTTGACATTGGAGTTTTAGCATGTCTTTCTTCAGAAAGTTTTAAAGGAACCACGAACCATTTTCATTCCACAGCATGTTGACAAACGTGCCTAATAAACTGCTTTTGTGGTTCTTGGTGTTTCTGTTCGTCTATTGCCTACAGACCTGTCAACACTCTGTTATGACAGAGGAAGGCCTCAACAAACTTTTTCCAAGTAAAACGTGTAGTTGTCGGAATTGTTGTCCTCCAATCGGAAAATCTGTGGATCCAAAGAGTTTATTTGCTAGTGACTGGCGACTGACCAAAATCACTGACAAGTTGGCAATAAGCTTAATGTTTGTTTATATCCTTCACTTTGAATTacaaaaatgttttcagttcagGGGCATAGTAGGTCCGCCACATGTCAGGTTCACCAGTATgatcaagaaaaataaaattagTATCACTCCAAATAGTTTTTGGTTGTCGCATGTACAACCAAATTGGTTGCATTTTGGAGCCCTGACCAAGTTCAGTTAGATCtgctcacagagacaaatggcAGAGAAATAAAGTAAAGCATTAACTGATCATTCTGATTTGGAAGAGTAAGACTGTTTCCAAATAATTATCTACAAGGCAAAGTAAGTGGAGTGGAGTCAGATTATTGCAAATGTAGAGATACTAAATCTGTAATCATGGATAAAACTTGCTACATCTCCTTGTTTCTGGAGTTATTCATCTTCTTTTCCTGATAAATCTGTTGTAAAGGATTCTCTGGATTGCAACGagctttaaatctgcatttgaaTCTCCTTATCTATGATTCCCCTTGGAACATTGATCCCATTAATCCTGTTGGTTTTGTCTTTCAGAAGTGAAACCTCCAGCCGCTCTCAGGGAAGAGGGTTGACCCAGAGCAACAGAGGTGGTTTGGTCCGAGCCCATCACAACACTGGTGAACAACAAGACTATGAGATTCATCAACACACCCAACCGGACAACTTGGCAGACGAAGACTTTCCCGATGAAGACTTTGACGATCTCCCCCTGGATGAGTTAGACAGTGTGATTCTTCTGGGCAGCGAGAATGTTACTGCACACTCTCACAGAAGCCCACCTCAGAATGACAGCATAACTATTAGAAATCCTAGCAGTATGAACAGAGCGACAAGACCCAACACCCCTCAGTTTGAACACTTCGGAGCTTCCAACTCCAGATCCACCTCACAGAAAAGAGACCACCAAGGATGCACGAGAGAAGCTTCAGGGTCGTTAACCACAGCATCTTCCAAGCCCTTTCTTTCCTCAACAGCTTTAGGGCCGTCACGTGAATTAGAATTTGTTACCAATGATGAGAGCAA
This Odontesthes bonariensis isolate fOdoBon6 chromosome 6, fOdoBon6.hap1, whole genome shotgun sequence DNA region includes the following protein-coding sequences:
- the rmi1 gene encoding recQ-mediated genome instability protein 1 isoform X2, with product MLLLQVTDGVQSLEAMEYQSVPALSGAIRPGAKLQLQGRMVCRLGVVLLGPSNVKILGGEVEDLVNRNNQGRVLCRTLGLPEEQRQQEEQEAPQAPQQDNQEMEDLEVDDAELLASLEGQGEADILHAGSSQDSGYRTLQETVSMSSTSSSFRSHVSSRSETSSRSQGRGLTQSNRGGLVRAHHNTGEQQDYEIHQHTQPDNLADEDFPDEDFDDLPLDELDSVILLGSENVTAHSHRSPPQNDSITIRNPSSMNRATRPNTPQFEHFGASNSRSTSQKRDHQGCTREASGSLTTASSKPFLSSTALGPSRELEFVTNDESNFMDEDMDCLFQEVDASGVQTERTGGKAQLHVEEGPNRVRESKTDATGSGCELVSKLTKTETVTSQAKKYNPRTAELNRVFSDRDAQSDRTVPDVTLTSPPFTYLCLLEELLSKPHPHTIEIYVKAFIVTLSGKLSSTNGVWSVCATISDGSGYLDVELSNEVLTSLLGFSVSEKGALKRDPSRRSELDAGMRRCQEELVDMCCIMKIVIEPEGRKSVVAKAEPVNERVLQELERRVRERKR
- the rmi1 gene encoding recQ-mediated genome instability protein 1 isoform X1; this encodes MAPETQSVVRATQAWLLSTWHVQVPYAWLEACVEWLQGEAGGAARLAQQHINQQVLDQWLLTDLRDLDYPVLPEGLAQAQKTELRGTFCVQVDSLLDISQPAYGQLQNWRGTDCTNDEVSAVTQATQRPWEAKSTRMLLLQVTDGVQSLEAMEYQSVPALSGAIRPGAKLQLQGRMVCRLGVVLLGPSNVKILGGEVEDLVNRNNQGRVLCRTLGLPEEQRQQEEQEAPQAPQQDNQEMEDLEVDDAELLASLEGQGEADILHAGSSQDSGYRTLQETVSMSSTSSSFRSHVSSRSETSSRSQGRGLTQSNRGGLVRAHHNTGEQQDYEIHQHTQPDNLADEDFPDEDFDDLPLDELDSVILLGSENVTAHSHRSPPQNDSITIRNPSSMNRATRPNTPQFEHFGASNSRSTSQKRDHQGCTREASGSLTTASSKPFLSSTALGPSRELEFVTNDESNFMDEDMDCLFQEVDASGVQTERTGGKAQLHVEEGPNRVRESKTDATGSGCELVSKLTKTETVTSQAKKYNPRTAELNRVFSDRDAQSDRTVPDVTLTSPPFTYLCLLEELLSKPHPHTIEIYVKAFIVTLSGKLSSTNGVWSVCATISDGSGYLDVELSNEVLTSLLGFSVSEKGALKRDPSRRSELDAGMRRCQEELVDMCCIMKIVIEPEGRKSVVAKAEPVNERVLQELERRVRERKR